A genome region from Populus alba chromosome 5, ASM523922v2, whole genome shotgun sequence includes the following:
- the LOC118029939 gene encoding cytochrome P450 81Q32-like, whose amino-acid sequence MEESIMFLVLTISFVILALNFLLKTKKQQYKNLPPSPFALPIIGHLHLMKQPIYRTIHNLSQKYGPIMSLRFGSRFVVIVNSPEAVEECFTKNDVILANRPPFCHGKYLNYNFTTMGAANYGDHWRNLRRIGNNEIFSPKRLNGFQELRKNEVKNLMKRVSRVSGENSGKVELRSMILDLTFNIVMTMLAGKRYYGEDVSELEDALLFRDMMNQYAEFAKEAHLGDLFPILSNVDYNGFVKRMKTLSKNMDLFLQRLIEEHRADRDRNTMVNHLLALQETQPQYYTDSIIKGLILIMAVAGTRTSAASLEWAICNLLNNRHVLKKAKEELDTQLGQDHLIEEEDISKLHYLQGIISENLRLYPVAAMLVPHVASDYCTIGGYDVPPGTMVFANAWSIQRDPKVWDDPLNFKPERFLNGKAESYKVMPFGLGRRSCPGEGLAHRLMTLTLGSLIQCFEWDTVDGKEINMDEKVATLMSRVHPLEVVLKARSDLDNIIS is encoded by the exons ATGGAAGAGAGCATAATGTTCTTAGTTCTTACAATTTCCTTTGTTATTCTTGCTCTGAATTTCttgttgaaaacaaaaaagcaacaaTACAAGAATCTTCCCCCTAGCCCGTTCGCTCTTCCAATTATAGGCCATCTCCATCTCATGAAACAACCTATCTACAGAACCATCCACAACCTCTCCCAAAAATATGGCCCGATCATGTCGCTTCGATTCGGTTCCCGCTTCGTGGTCATTGTAAATTCACCCGAAGCTGTTGAAGAATGCTTCACCAAGAATGATGTGATTTTGGCCAATCGTCCTCCTTTCTGCCATGGAAAGTACTTGAATTACAACTTCACTACCATGGGTGCAGCCAACTACGGCGATCATTGGCGCAACCTTCGCCGCATAGGCAATAATGAGATCTTCTCACCGAAACGTCTCAATGGGTTTCAAGAACTTCGTAAAAATGAAGTCAAGAATTTAATGAAGAGGGTTTCTCGTGTATCTGGAGAAAATTCCGGGAAGGTAGAGTTAAGGTCCATGATTTTGGACCTGACGTTTAACATAGTGATGACAATGCTCGCCGGAAAGCGGTACTATGGTGAAGATGTGAGTGAACTTGAGGACGCGTTGCTGTTTAGAGATATGATGAATCAGTATGCTGAGTTTGCTAAGGAGGCACATCTTGGAGACTTGTTTCCCATTTTGAGCAATGTTGATTATAATGGATTTGTTAAGAGAATGAAAACACTGAGTAAGAACATGGATTTGTTCTTGCAAAGACTGATTGAAGAGCATCGTGCTGACAGGGACCGGAACACCATGGTGAACCATTTGCTGGCTTTGCAGGAAACACAACCCCAATACTATACTGATTCAATAATCAAAGGCCTAATTCTG ATAATGGCAGTTGCAGGAACTAGGACTTCAGCTGCATCTTTGGAATGGGCAATTTGCAATCTGCTCAATAATCGACATGTACTAAAGAAGGCCAAAGAAGAATTAGACACTCAACTTGGACAAGACCATTTgattgaagaagaagacatatcAAAACTACACTACCTTCAAGGTATCATTTCTGAGAACTTAAGATTGTATCCAGTGGCAGCTATGCTAGTACCACATGTGGCATCCGATTATTGTACCATCGGAGGATACGATGTGCCTCCTGGTACAATGGTGTTTGCAAATGCATGGTCGATTCAGAGAGACCCTAAGGTGTGGGATGACCCTTTAAATTTCAAGCCTGAAAGGTTTCTGAATGGAAAAGCCGAATCATACAAGGTGATGCCATTTGGATTGGGAAGGAGATCTTGTCCCGGCGAGGGCCTCGCTCACAGATTAATGACCTTGACTCTGGGCTCGTTGATTCAGTGCTTTGAATGGGATACGGTTGATGGTAAGGAAATTAACATGGACGAGAAGGTGGCAACACTCATGTCCAGAGTCCATCCATTGGAGGTTGTATTGAAGGCTAGATCAGACCTTGACAATATTATTTCTTGA